The Montipora foliosa isolate CH-2021 chromosome 1, ASM3666993v2, whole genome shotgun sequence DNA segment AATGTCAGCTGTTTATGATTGGATAGGATCATTAAGTTCTGACATAGAGCATTTTTCACTTTGTGATCCTTTTGGTGGGATTCTGTTGCCAAGTAGAGACATATCAGATAGGTGTACCATTGTCATGGTGAAAGCGTCACAGACCCCTCCTATGTCTGATTCAGACACTGAGGTTCAGTTTCTGGGCTTTGGGGATACAAGTGCTTGCAGCACAGCAACAGAAACCGACAGTGGACCAGTAAAAGAAGCTAATGGGAAAAAAGGAGACAATGGAGTGACCTCTCAGTAAGCATTTTTATGTGCTAATAAAACTATACAGGAATTGTAGTGGTACAACTCatgttgccccccccccccctcccccactccATTAACTATTAAAATTAACATTTGATAGTTTAAGTAATGATCCACATAGGAAGGGTAGCACTGAACGGCAATGTACATTGGAATGTCAACTTTTTTCATTGTTACAACTAGTGATCTCTTTGGCCTTGACACAAAAACTGCTAAAAAAAGTTAAGATTCAAGGTGCATTAAGTCTATTTTTTTAAGGTTTCAAATATTTGAAGACCCAATCACACAACATGCAATCtttaaaagaaattgtatttGGAGAACTTCAAAAAAGAACTTCACTCTGGAATCACGAGTGacttatttgttttattcttttcCAGATTATTTATTCCAGCGGACAATGTACAGCTAGACAACTATTATGCTTCCCTTGTTGCTACAGCTAACACAGGTAACGACAATGATGTGTCATTTTCTGACAGTGACAGAGATGAGGATATCGTTGATGCCACCCAGAatcaacctgcttctgttagTGCCCAGGACAAAGACATTGCCGAGATACTTGGTGACTTAGCCAAAGAAATCAGTAATGAATGcatttcaaaatttaacattTCACGCAATTTCTTATGGGAGGGAACAAGGCGGGCATTGTCACGGAAATCCTTTTCTCCAGCAAACAAGGTTTCAGTAAAATTCACTGATGATAGTGGTGTCAGTGAAGGCGCGGTTGATTTGGGCGGACCAATGAGAGAATTTTTCACCTTATGCCTCCAGTACTTGCACAATTCACTATTGTTCTGTGGACTTGAGAACCACAAGTTCCTGTCATTTCAGTCTAGATGCCTAGAAGATGATGACTACTTCATAGCAGGAACAATCATTGCCATGTCCATTGTACATGGGGGGCCTGCCCCACAGTTTCTTTCGCCGTTGATGTTTGACGCTCTTGTTAACGATATGTCCAAAGTGGTTGTTTCGGTGCAAGACGTGTATGATGCTGAACTGCAATCATCCCTTCAAGCGCTCCTGAATTCTGCCACTCTTGAGGAGGCCTTGCGACTCATGAACGAAGGTAATTTGCCGACAATTCTTGACCTTGCAGGAACCTTGCAACCAGTGAGACAAGTGGATGACATTGCAAGGATTGTTGCGTCAACCACTCATTGGTTTGTACTAGGACGAGCCCAGCCAGCATTGGAGAGCTTTCAGAAAGGGCTCGCATCACTTGGAGTGTTGGCAGCCATGAGGGCGTATCCGGATTCCTTTCGGCAATTGTTTTGCCATTGTTCTGAAGTACTTACTGCAGATAAGATGGAAAGGTTGTTCTCAGTAAAGTCAAGTCTAGCTGGCTCAACTAAAGCAGTTATTGAAAGCCTCGTCCTTTCGCGTTGGAGTGACTATTTGCAAGATATAGAAGAAGGCGAGGATTCCATTAATCTAAGTGACATCTTGTTCTTTGCTACGGGGTGCAAGTCCTTGCCACCGCGAAATATATCCCCTAGCATTGAATTCTTACACGAGCCAGGAAGATTTGGGCAATCCAGATTTCCCACAGCAAACACCTGTTCTGCCACGCTGCGCCTACCAGTTATACATGAAAGTTATGACAGCTTCAAAGCTGACATTTCATTTGGAATTCAGAATGGACGGGGTTTCGGCACTGCTTAAGAATGTCATACAGCATACATGTAGAAAGTTTATTTTTGCCAAAGTATTTCGCCCTTTAGCAAGAATAGTTTAATGTTCCAGGTTTTCTCCAATAACCTCATGGCGTATAGCGTAGtgttcactagcgacgcaagcgtaagcataagcgcaagcagGGGAGTCCTTATTTCAACGTAAAAACAGGCTTCATGCGAGCATCAACACAAAGTCAAACACtcatgcttgcgtcgctagtgaaaactaggctttaatGGCAAAACGTACTCAAGAAACTGTTGGCCATGCATATGCCTGTAACTGATAATCGCATTATGTTAAGGTGACAGATGGATACCAAGAGCTGTTTAAGAGAGCAAAACCAGTGATGACAATGGTTTTTCACGAGACCTTTCTTAGTTTTAAGAACCCTTATACAAGAAACAAGACCGAAAAGTCCAATCGAAATATCTAACAGTATGTCACAACTTTTCCGCTGAAGTTGTTTGGCATTTGACTCCACTCATTTTCGTACTTTGGTCCTCTGTTTATTAGGAATGACCATTGTGTGCTTTCCTATCGGACTTTGTTTTAGCGCAAAGCAAGTAACATTGCAAAATGACATATCATTGCTATTTTATAATTAAGGCATGTAGCTTAATTATCTAGCGGTTCTTACAATCGTTTCCCTGGGCTTTAGTATCATCTTttcaataatttgtttttatgGGGACATTACTTCTAGTGTTTTTGTCCTACTTTATAAGGCCATTGTTTATATTAAAATAGAGAGGTTTTTAGATAGGTGTAGTAAAActaaaatcaaagcaaataatatggTGGTCAATTAAAACGggtttaaaaaagttgaaagaaaCCAGTCGGATCTCGGAGAACGAGTCCGTCACAGATGGATTTCAGAATTGCGAAGGCGGCGCCATATTATTTTTAACCAACCATAAATCGCAGCAGAAGCAAAGCTGATCAATAGATGAAAATTGCTTTCTACACCTTTATATCACACCGCTTTgttaaaatttcattcaaacaaGTATAGCTAACTCAGGTTGACTGAGTTGACTTTTCTCATTTTCGAGAATTGAAAGGAGGATTCGtttaaattttccagtttcatTTCTAGGTTATTTCAAAACAAGTGTACTTAACTTGAGTTGATTGAGCAGACTTTTAAAATTGAAAGGGGAGTTTCGTTTGAATGTTTTAGTTTATAACTGGACTTCATAACCCGCgtttttagtcttttgtttaaTAGAATGTGAACATTTCATTGCCAGAATCCATATTTACAAACttttaactaaatattaaattacaactGCAAAGAAACGTTAAGGCCCGTTTACAAATGCGGTTTTTGATGTGATTTTTGTCGCGCTCTCCAGTGCAACTTTTGTCGCAAAATTTCCCAAAAATCGTCCCTAAGTTGCATCAGGTTTCTAACATGTTCAAAACCTGTGCGACATCATGCGACAAATTGCACTGAAATCGTCGCCGGTTTAAATATGCAAGTTGCGTGCGacaaaaattgcacaaaaaatCACCTGTCTAAACGGGCATAACAAAACAGATACCTTTACACAAAAGTTCTACAAAAAGTGTACCAGTTCATATGTAATAGTATTAACTTGATGATTGTTAGAATACACTGATCGTTGGTTCATGTTGGTTAAAGAAATGTAACTGTTCTCTTTGCTAGAAATCAAAAGTAAAGCTTTGTTGTCAATTAATCACAAAGAtcgaaaaatgttattaaagGTTGTTGAGTTTGAAGATTTTGATCTTTTCTAATGCTTAAGGGAGAGGTATGAGAAATCTATAGGTGCAATCCATAGTGTTGGCTATTTTTTGAAGAACAAAACACGCAGAAAATTAGGGGTGAAACGCCTTACAACCTGTTAAAAACTGTGAAAATGTTGGGGTGCAAATTTATCATTGGTGCAAATTTATATTCCTTTGTTTAAGACTCATTATCATGCATTACCATACCCAAAAACAAAGGATAAAAAAACTACTAAACGAAGCACTGGACAACAATTGACCGACTAGCTAGGGGCCCACAGTATTTGTGAATATTGAGTGACACGTTCTGAAGCACAATTTGATCACTTTTACATACTACCCACGCTTAGGGCTTCATTTAAAACATTGAACACAAAGATGTATAACTGATTTTGCATAATGCATAAACCATTTATGGTGTCCACAGCTACCCATACATGGTAGAATGTTTTGTTGTTCTACAATCACGTGGCTACAGCAGGTATTGTGATTGCATCCCCAACATATGAGCTTAAAGGAAGGCAAagaatgactcacaatttgacGACATTACAAACAGTCATGGCAtgccaaagaaacaaaactctGTTTAGATATCCATGATGTCATCTATCAGGGTACAGAACAGAACCAATGCATCATCTGCCGTTGAAGGCATTGTTAGGCCTTTTTCCTGCATAATTAACGATACCAATTCAAAAAACTCCTCGGAGCAACCGTGCTCTGGAGATCTGACGGCGCAGAGTTGCTCTGCCATTTCCACATCGTCAAGTGAAACTGGTATCATTAAATCTCTCGCACCCGTCAAGTCTGGAATATGGTAGAGTAAATCTGGCCGCCCACTTGGAGATTCTTCATTTCGTGATGGTCTTATCTTGTGCAAATTCCACTGCATGGCAAACTTGTGAAGCTCTTCCCGTATAACTGGCATGAAGCAAAACTTAAGACATTCGGCTTCTATAACATCGTCGTCTAAATAAAGTCCACAGTCTCTTAGATCTTTAAAAAAACTAATCCACCAGCCCATACCACCCCTCTTAAGCATACCCCACCAGGCCTCGATGCGTTGATTAGATGACGATTTCCCATATAAGAAACTTTGGTCTTGATTGTGGAAAAATCGTTGTAAAATAGCCACGTTAACATTTTCTGTGCCACAATCTGCCCTTATTATTTTTGGAATTCCTCCTATCTGTCTTACACAGTCTAGGTAGTATTGAGCTATCACAAAGGGATCATTGTTTGTAGGGCCCACTTCTATCCACATTATGCGCCTGCTGTAACCATCGATAGCGGCATGAATACAGAAGCCAAAAGGCTTCAGTTTATCGTAACCATCGATGTGCCATATGTGATTAGGACCTGCCGTTTTGTATTGTCTTCTTCGTAATCGATGTCTCGACCTAAGCTCAACCCCTTCGGGATCTAATATCTTTAACAGTTCTCGAACAGTTTCCTTGTCTGTTGATaaaccatgtacatgtagcagtcTATGAGTCATTAGTCTGTAGCCAATCGCACTTCCACTACCACGTAATTCTTGCTCAATAGCGTCACAGACTACTCGAGGATTTGAACGGTTTCTTCTTCTACCAAGTCCACGTTGTTTTAATATCCTCTTCAGTTGGCGAAGGCTCAAAAAGCAACCATGCAACGATACCAAGAATAGCAATATCTCGCTGTAACCAAGGCCTAAATGAAAGTAGTGTTCAATCAGATCTTCACGTTCCGAATTGTCATTTTGTAAAGCAGGTGTATAGGTAGGCAAAACCGATGAGCATATGGAGAATGATTCAACAACAAGCAGAAGGAACAACGGACGGCATTTATAATGATTCCCTGTGGCCACCATGTTGAATTTTGATCAAACGAAACTGCAAAAGCTCAGCGGTGTTACGTCATGTTCACGCAGAAAAAGTCGTGCCGAAAAAAAAGTCGTGCCAGAAAATAAAAGTCGTGCCAGAGAAAAAAAGTCGTGCCAGAAAATAAAAGTCGTGTCGGATAAAACAGAAGTCGTGCCGGAAAAAAAAGTCGTGCCAGAAAATAAAAGTCGTGCCGGAAAATAAAAGTCGTGCCGGACAATAAAAGTCgtgccggaaaaaaaaaagtcgtgcCAGAAAATAAAAGTCGTGCCGGAAAAAAAGTCGTGCCAGAAAATAAAAGTCGTGCCAGAAAATAAAAGTCGTGCCATAAAATAAAAGTCGTGCCGGACAATAAAAGTCGTGCCGGAAAGAAAAAGGTCGTCCGATAAAGGAAAATTGAAGTCGTGTAAAGGAAATTTGATGAGAAAATTAAGTGGCACTAACTGGGCTCCGTACGATTCTGTGGGCTAAAACCAAAACTCCCGCCACGGCAATAGAATAATACTATACTTACAAACAGTCTTCCACACATTATAAATAACTATTGGAAAAATCACAACTATCTTCACCACATCATCTTGTACAATACTGTAAGTGATTTC contains these protein-coding regions:
- the LOC138000174 gene encoding uncharacterized protein; the encoded protein is MENKMAESVESVLEDTTEKVCNFLRARGVEQEVVEKFQREKMDVCAVLTADDELLKNMGLLKAGDRLSLKGYCQSEKKEESQSKKRRLLEAFFNKKKGKKGVPTQKCSGTSHPSQIGKAKKVKSKKVQLGWKHFKEEEEAYTLVPLVKGGGSREIELPLSTNKLDLMKTCKTLFFPDGKSIHGKEEEMAFDLANFKNEKVGVTVNVEGKELPFTIENYIAAHRVKNVRIYLRSQKICDYSSDEDDKEDSLPIMDINSVVKCSTLIGSTEERQALLCEQDEAYLNSLTSDRQKRIDLENEAAEGKRKVEIQQARGARVVPEPDSDFITVKVRHLTMGMCIRRFSSSAKMSAVYDWIGSLSSDIEHFSLCDPFGGILLPSRDISDRCTIVMVKASQTPPMSDSDTEVQFLGFGDTSACSTATETDSGPVKEANGKKGDNGVTSQLFIPADNVQLDNYYASLVATANTGNDNDVSFSDSDRDEDIVDATQNQPASVSAQDKDIAEILGDLAKEISNECISKFNISRNFLWEGTRRALSRKSFSPANKVSVKFTDDSGVSEGAVDLGGPMREFFTLCLQYLHNSLLFCGLENHKFLSFQSRCLEDDDYFIAGTIIAMSIVHGGPAPQFLSPLMFDALVNDMSKVVVSVQDVYDAELQSSLQALLNSATLEEALRLMNEGNLPTILDLAGTLQPVRQVDDIARIVASTTHWFVLGRAQPALESFQKGLASLGVLAAMRAYPDSFRQLFCHCSEVLTADKMERLFSVKSSLAGSTKAVIESLVLSRWSDYLQDIEEGEDSINLSDILFFATGCKSLPPRNISPSIEFLHEPGRFGQSRFPTANTCSATLRLPVIHESYDSFKADISFGIQNGRGFGTA
- the LOC138000181 gene encoding uncharacterized protein, with the translated sequence MVATGNHYKCRPLFLLLVVESFSICSSVLPTYTPALQNDNSEREDLIEHYFHLGLGYSEILLFLVSLHGCFLSLRQLKRILKQRGLGRRRNRSNPRVVCDAIEQELRGSGSAIGYRLMTHRLLHVHGLSTDKETVRELLKILDPEGVELRSRHRLRRRQYKTAGPNHIWHIDGYDKLKPFGFCIHAAIDGYSRRIMWIEVGPTNNDPFVIAQYYLDCVRQIGGIPKIIRADCGTENVNVAILQRFFHNQDQSFLYGKSSSNQRIEAWWGMLKRGGMGWWISFFKDLRDCGLYLDDDVIEAECLKFCFMPVIREELHKFAMQWNLHKIRPSRNEESPSGRPDLLYHIPDLTGARDLMIPVSLDDVEMAEQLCAVRSPEHGCSEEFFELVSLIMQEKGLTMPSTADDALVLFCTLIDDIMDI